A single region of the Halobacterium wangiae genome encodes:
- a CDS encoding hemolysin family protein, with translation MVDVVFSLGRLFVAFFLVVLNGFFVASEFALVRVRSTSVERLVEEGKPGADTLSDAMANLDDFLAATQLGITLASLGLGWIGEPAVAALIEPFLGAVLPESLVHLAAFALGFGFITFLHVVFGELAPKTIAIAEAERMALLLAPPMKLFYYIFVPGIVVFNGTANFFTSLIGIEPASESEETLQEEEILMVLSHSGKQGHVDREEVEMIERVFELDDITVSEVMVPRPDVVSVPADMPLTEIRSVILAEGHTRYPVVEVDDQDQIVGFIDAKDVLRASESVDEAGEPVTAGDIAREMTVVPETTRVNDLLLEFQRDHSQMAAVIDEWGSLDGIATVEDVVEVIVGDIQDQFDEAGGEPSIDELQDGAYAVDGGVALAAVNETVGTTFESDEFGTLGGLVLDSLGRAPEVGDEVEADGYRLAVEGVDGARVTHVVLRELDEAESTG, from the coding sequence ATGGTAGACGTCGTGTTCTCGCTCGGTCGGCTGTTCGTCGCGTTCTTCCTGGTCGTCCTGAACGGCTTCTTCGTGGCCTCGGAGTTCGCGCTCGTCCGGGTCCGCTCGACGTCCGTCGAGCGCCTCGTCGAGGAGGGGAAACCAGGGGCGGACACGCTGTCGGACGCGATGGCGAACCTCGACGACTTCCTGGCGGCCACCCAGCTCGGCATCACGCTGGCGTCTCTGGGGCTCGGGTGGATCGGTGAACCGGCTGTGGCGGCGCTCATCGAACCGTTCCTGGGCGCCGTGCTCCCCGAGAGCCTCGTCCACCTCGCCGCGTTCGCGCTCGGCTTCGGCTTCATCACGTTCCTCCACGTCGTCTTCGGGGAACTCGCGCCGAAGACAATCGCCATCGCGGAGGCCGAGCGGATGGCGCTGCTGCTCGCGCCGCCGATGAAGCTGTTCTACTACATCTTCGTCCCCGGCATCGTCGTGTTCAACGGGACGGCCAACTTCTTCACCAGCCTCATCGGCATCGAACCGGCCTCGGAGAGCGAGGAGACCCTCCAGGAGGAGGAGATACTGATGGTGCTCTCGCACTCGGGCAAGCAGGGGCACGTCGACCGCGAGGAGGTCGAGATGATCGAGCGGGTGTTCGAACTCGACGACATCACCGTCAGCGAGGTGATGGTCCCGCGACCCGACGTCGTGAGCGTGCCCGCGGACATGCCGCTCACGGAGATCCGCTCGGTGATCCTCGCCGAGGGCCACACCCGCTACCCGGTCGTCGAGGTCGACGACCAGGACCAGATCGTCGGGTTCATCGACGCGAAGGACGTGCTCCGGGCGAGCGAGTCGGTCGACGAGGCGGGCGAGCCCGTCACGGCCGGCGACATCGCGCGGGAGATGACGGTCGTCCCCGAGACGACCCGCGTCAACGACCTGCTGCTGGAGTTCCAGCGCGACCACAGCCAGATGGCCGCCGTCATCGACGAGTGGGGGTCCCTCGACGGGATCGCCACCGTCGAGGACGTCGTGGAGGTGATCGTCGGCGACATCCAGGACCAGTTCGACGAGGCCGGCGGCGAGCCGTCGATAGACGAGCTCCAGGACGGCGCGTACGCCGTCGACGGCGGCGTCGCGCTGGCGGCGGTCAACGAGACCGTCGGGACGACGTTCGAGAGCGACGAGTTCGGGACGCTGGGCGGCCTGGTGCTCGACAGCCTGGGTCGGGCGCCGGAGGTCGGCGACGAGGTCGAGGCCGACGGCTACCGACTGGCCGTCGAGGGCGTCGACGGCGCCCGCGTCACACACGTGGTCCTCCGGGAACTGGACGAAGCGGAGTCGACCGGCTGA
- a CDS encoding inorganic phosphate transporter, producing MSVVFWALVAFATVSCLFMAWSLGANSNSPPFAPAIGANAVSTMRAAFLIGILAAAGALTQGGAISETVGANLIRGVTITPLAATTGLLVAASFMAFGVYSGYPVPAAFATTGAMVGVGLSLGGGPAFDTYREIGTFWVLVPPMSGGLAYLTATLLRREDVPETQSIPLLAAVVAAILANVKLGVIPHPERAQASVADAAAVSLGGPSVVGVDVVAIVVTLLFAALAHRYIQRRTRASVEAGIRTFLFALGSVVAFSSGGSQVGLATGPLENLYGVELGLPGIALLGIGATGILAGAWMGAPRLLQATSREYAQLGLRRSIAALVPGFVIAQIAITLGIPISFNNIIISGVIGGGLAAGTAGVSRRKIGVTLGFWVVTLATSIATGYGLYQLLSGLFGIK from the coding sequence ATGAGCGTCGTCTTCTGGGCCCTCGTCGCGTTCGCGACCGTCAGCTGTCTGTTCATGGCGTGGTCCCTCGGGGCGAACAGCAACTCACCGCCGTTCGCGCCCGCGATCGGCGCCAACGCGGTGTCGACGATGCGTGCCGCGTTCCTCATCGGCATCCTCGCGGCCGCCGGCGCGCTGACCCAGGGTGGTGCCATCTCCGAGACGGTCGGCGCGAACCTGATTCGGGGCGTCACCATCACGCCGCTGGCGGCGACGACGGGGCTGCTCGTGGCGGCGTCGTTCATGGCGTTCGGCGTCTACAGCGGGTACCCCGTCCCGGCGGCGTTCGCGACGACCGGAGCGATGGTCGGCGTGGGGCTCTCGCTGGGCGGCGGTCCGGCCTTCGACACGTACCGCGAGATCGGGACGTTCTGGGTGCTCGTCCCGCCGATGTCCGGGGGGCTGGCGTACCTCACCGCCACGCTGCTGCGCCGCGAGGACGTCCCCGAGACGCAGTCCATCCCGCTGCTCGCGGCCGTGGTCGCGGCCATCCTCGCGAACGTCAAACTCGGCGTGATCCCGCACCCGGAGCGAGCACAGGCCTCCGTCGCCGACGCCGCGGCCGTCTCCCTCGGTGGGCCGTCCGTCGTCGGCGTCGACGTCGTCGCCATCGTCGTCACACTGCTGTTCGCAGCCCTGGCGCACCGCTACATCCAGCGCCGGACGCGGGCCTCGGTCGAGGCGGGTATCCGGACGTTCCTGTTCGCGCTCGGCAGCGTCGTCGCGTTCTCCAGCGGTGGCAGCCAGGTCGGACTGGCGACCGGCCCGCTCGAGAACCTCTACGGCGTCGAACTCGGCCTCCCGGGGATCGCCCTCCTCGGCATCGGCGCGACCGGCATCCTCGCCGGTGCGTGGATGGGCGCGCCCCGGCTCCTGCAGGCGACCTCCAGGGAGTACGCACAGCTCGGCCTCCGGCGCTCCATCGCGGCGCTCGTCCCCGGGTTCGTCATCGCCCAGATCGCGATCACGCTCGGCATCCCCATCTCGTTCAACAACATCATCATCTCCGGGGTCATCGGCGGCGGGCTCGCGGCGGGGACGGCGGGCGTCTCCCGGCGGAAGATCGGCGTCACGCTCGGCTTCTGGGTCGTCACGCTCGCGACCTCGATAGCGACCGGCTACGGCCTCTACCAGCTCCTCTCTGGCCTGTTCGGCATCAAGTAG
- a CDS encoding NAD(P)/FAD-dependent oxidoreductase, which translates to MSDRLSYEVVVVGGGPAGTTTALYTTRLGHRTAVFEAPGGRHASVSHVHNVFGVSEDVSGRELSRHAVDQFEEYGGAYFLDAVEDIRRTDDGFVVEAGHATVDADRVVFATGFSDVDPPVPELVEFTGRGLHYCLHCDAYTLGDGRVFVLGHDDHAASVAMLMLNFTADVDLLLDGHDPEWSEDTDRQVRAHPVDVVETPVAGAFPRDERAADQGEAAEWRAESEATRDRATNPWLGGLTFAGEGDADETTDREYLGGFAMYGKEYNTDLAESLGCALADDGALVVDETYETSVEGAYAAGDITHGQNQTVVAMGDGAKAGMALHKDLRRYPLPPDELDDVEPSNVPAAAADLRARMRLVRNHERHAGLREPPPDR; encoded by the coding sequence ATGAGCGACCGACTCTCCTACGAGGTGGTCGTCGTGGGCGGCGGGCCGGCAGGCACGACGACCGCGCTCTACACGACGCGACTCGGACACCGGACGGCCGTCTTCGAGGCGCCGGGCGGTCGACACGCCAGCGTCAGTCACGTCCACAACGTCTTCGGGGTCTCCGAGGACGTCTCGGGCCGGGAGCTGTCGAGACACGCCGTCGACCAGTTCGAGGAGTACGGCGGCGCGTACTTCCTCGACGCAGTCGAGGACATCCGCCGGACCGACGACGGGTTCGTCGTCGAGGCGGGTCACGCGACGGTCGACGCCGACCGGGTCGTGTTCGCGACCGGGTTCTCGGACGTCGACCCCCCGGTCCCGGAGTTAGTGGAGTTCACCGGCAGGGGCCTCCACTACTGCCTGCACTGCGACGCCTACACGCTCGGCGACGGGCGCGTGTTCGTCCTCGGGCACGACGACCACGCCGCGTCGGTGGCGATGCTCATGCTCAACTTCACCGCGGACGTCGACCTGCTGCTCGACGGCCACGACCCAGAGTGGAGCGAGGACACCGACCGCCAGGTGCGAGCCCACCCGGTCGACGTGGTCGAGACACCGGTCGCAGGTGCGTTCCCGCGTGACGAGCGCGCGGCCGACCAGGGGGAGGCCGCGGAATGGAGAGCGGAGAGCGAAGCGACCCGCGACCGCGCGACCAACCCGTGGCTCGGCGGGCTTACGTTCGCGGGCGAGGGGGACGCTGACGAGACCACCGACCGCGAGTACCTCGGCGGGTTCGCGATGTACGGCAAGGAGTACAACACCGACCTGGCCGAGTCGCTGGGCTGTGCGCTCGCCGACGACGGCGCGCTCGTCGTGGACGAGACCTACGAGACCAGCGTCGAGGGCGCGTACGCCGCCGGCGACATCACGCACGGGCAGAACCAGACGGTGGTGGCGATGGGCGACGGCGCGAAGGCCGGGATGGCCCTCCACAAGGACCTCCGGCGCTACCCGCTCCCGCCGGACGAACTCGACGACGTGGAGCCGTCGAACGTGCCGGCAGCCGCGGCGGACCTCCGCGCACGGATGCGACTCGTGCGCAACCACGAGCGACACGCCGGCCTCCGGGAGCCCCCGCCCGACCGCTGA
- a CDS encoding universal stress protein gives MTPSHVLVPLDGSPLAAAALRHALATFDCRVTVLNVVTPLDSGMSESGVLEPDETRLAAGRERAEDLVRQAETSVESADRPVETAVETGDPAETILAYVADHDVDHVVMGGHGGERGDLARRLLGTVATTVVGEAPVTVTVVR, from the coding sequence GTGACCCCTTCGCACGTCCTCGTCCCGCTCGACGGGTCGCCGCTGGCCGCAGCGGCGCTCCGGCACGCACTCGCGACCTTCGACTGTCGCGTGACGGTGTTGAACGTAGTCACGCCACTGGACAGCGGGATGAGCGAGAGCGGCGTCCTCGAACCCGACGAGACGCGGCTAGCGGCCGGGCGCGAGCGCGCCGAGGACCTCGTTCGACAGGCGGAGACCTCGGTCGAGTCGGCCGACCGCCCCGTCGAGACGGCCGTCGAGACCGGCGACCCCGCGGAGACCATCCTCGCGTACGTCGCGGACCACGACGTCGACCACGTCGTGATGGGCGGCCACGGTGGCGAGCGCGGCGACCTCGCGCGCCGACTGCTCGGAACCGTCGCGACCACCGTCGTCGGCGAGGCGCCGGTGACCGTCACCGTCGTCCGGTAG
- a CDS encoding GNAT family N-acetyltransferase: MGLREPAAADTERVSELVESSMTSSHSLSPQQIDQIVEEVFGEDAMASKMDDQGTVVRVAETTEDVDEETVVGYVEGTLDGEWGELRWLFVDPEHRGRGIGTELYESMTDALHEAGADDVRATTLEANTEGHQFFERFGLERADERRVDVGDESLVEYVYADPDADLEMGDREGGGAQAEESPAEAMPETETQDGTTTATTGDGERVYVARDEEESGTEASFYVTYTDEAHEERFGYYCSNCGSLDVSMDDMDRIECDECGNTHAPRSGESYDDSYL; encoded by the coding sequence ATGGGACTGCGCGAACCGGCGGCCGCCGACACCGAGCGCGTCAGCGAACTCGTGGAGAGTTCGATGACGTCGTCGCACAGCCTCAGCCCCCAACAGATCGACCAGATCGTCGAAGAAGTGTTCGGCGAGGACGCGATGGCGTCGAAGATGGACGACCAGGGGACCGTCGTTCGCGTCGCGGAGACGACCGAGGACGTAGACGAGGAGACCGTCGTCGGGTACGTCGAGGGGACCCTCGACGGGGAGTGGGGCGAACTGCGCTGGCTGTTCGTCGACCCCGAGCACCGCGGCAGGGGGATCGGAACCGAACTTTACGAATCGATGACCGACGCGCTGCACGAGGCCGGCGCTGACGACGTGCGGGCGACCACGCTGGAGGCGAACACGGAGGGCCACCAGTTCTTCGAGCGCTTCGGCCTCGAACGCGCCGACGAGCGACGCGTCGACGTCGGTGACGAGTCGCTCGTGGAGTACGTGTACGCGGACCCCGACGCCGACCTCGAGATGGGAGACCGGGAGGGTGGCGGAGCGCAGGCCGAGGAGTCCCCGGCCGAGGCGATGCCCGAGACGGAGACGCAGGACGGGACGACGACGGCGACGACCGGGGACGGCGAGCGGGTGTACGTCGCGCGCGACGAGGAGGAGTCGGGGACCGAGGCGTCGTTCTACGTCACGTACACCGACGAGGCCCACGAGGAGCGGTTCGGCTACTACTGCAGTAACTGTGGGTCCCTCGACGTCTCGATGGACGACATGGACCGGATCGAGTGCGACGAGTGTGGGAACACGCACGCCCCCCGGTCGGGCGAGTCGTATGACGACTCCTACCTCTGA
- a CDS encoding DUF7282 domain-containing protein: protein MTDENTTRLKLGALLMALTVVLASGTAVAVMSAGSVAQEGDQSASTVTAQDVEAESVQMEDVEVENLTFELGDVEDTEDALSDSFATALGENVEGFEADSVDVGNIQSATVTVEDDTVTVDAEIESITVEGVQADNVTWDRSNGNVAEGMFLGGSLTFQSMTVEELSVGSLSVESGEVTVPDNETTTTTEEEDETTTTEEDDDTTTTTEEEDDTTTTTEEEDDDTTTTTEEEDENETTTTTTTDGDGDTAEATVNFEDQTSDGTTVTISAVALSEDGYVAIHDDSLLEGNVVGSVIGVSDYLEAGSYQDVEVTLYNVSGAEFNETMLEDNETLIAMPHLETDNDETYDFVETNSNQDGPFVSDGEPVTDDAVISVEEDETEDNETTTTTEENDTTTEENETTATDGDGAGDTAEATVNFEDQTSNGTVVSVSDVELSEDGYVAIHDDSLLEGNVVGSVIGVSDYLEAGSYEDLEVTLYNVSGAEFNETMLEEDQELIAMPHLETTDDETYDFVETNGEDDGPFISDGAAVTDDALVTLEDDDTTEENDTTTTTEENTTTTTTAEA from the coding sequence ATGACAGACGAGAACACAACAAGACTCAAGCTCGGTGCCCTGCTGATGGCGCTGACAGTCGTCCTCGCCTCGGGGACGGCAGTCGCGGTGATGTCAGCGGGGTCGGTAGCGCAAGAAGGTGACCAGTCCGCGTCGACTGTCACCGCCCAGGACGTCGAGGCCGAGAGCGTCCAGATGGAGGACGTCGAGGTCGAAAACCTGACGTTCGAACTCGGCGACGTCGAGGACACGGAAGACGCACTCTCTGACTCCTTCGCGACAGCCCTCGGCGAGAACGTCGAAGGGTTCGAAGCGGACTCCGTGGACGTCGGCAACATCCAGTCCGCGACGGTCACCGTCGAGGACGACACGGTCACCGTCGACGCTGAGATCGAATCTATCACCGTCGAGGGTGTCCAGGCCGACAACGTCACGTGGGACCGCTCGAACGGCAACGTCGCAGAGGGGATGTTCCTGGGCGGTAGCCTCACCTTCCAGTCGATGACGGTCGAGGAACTCAGTGTGGGGTCGCTCTCCGTCGAGTCGGGTGAGGTGACGGTCCCGGACAACGAGACGACCACCACGACCGAAGAGGAAGACGAGACGACGACGACCGAGGAGGACGACGACACGACCACCACGACTGAAGAAGAGGACGACACAACGACCACGACTGAAGAAGAGGACGACGACACGACCACCACGACCGAAGAGGAAGACGAGAACGAGACGACCACCACGACTACTACCGACGGTGACGGCGACACCGCCGAAGCCACGGTGAACTTCGAGGACCAGACGTCCGACGGGACCACCGTGACGATCTCCGCCGTCGCGCTGTCCGAGGACGGCTACGTCGCCATCCACGACGACTCCCTGCTCGAGGGTAACGTCGTCGGGAGTGTCATCGGCGTCTCCGACTACCTCGAGGCTGGCTCCTACCAGGACGTCGAAGTGACGCTGTACAACGTCTCTGGTGCAGAGTTCAACGAGACGATGCTCGAGGACAACGAGACGCTGATCGCGATGCCGCACCTCGAGACCGACAACGACGAGACCTACGACTTCGTCGAGACGAACAGCAACCAGGACGGTCCGTTCGTCTCCGACGGTGAACCGGTGACCGACGACGCGGTCATCAGCGTCGAGGAGGACGAGACCGAGGACAACGAGACGACCACCACGACCGAAGAGAACGACACGACGACCGAAGAGAACGAGACGACCGCTACCGACGGTGACGGTGCCGGCGACACCGCCGAAGCCACGGTGAACTTCGAGGACCAGACGTCCAACGGGACAGTCGTCAGTGTCTCTGACGTCGAACTGTCCGAGGACGGCTACGTCGCCATCCACGACGACTCCCTGCTCGAGGGTAACGTCGTCGGGAGCGTCATCGGCGTCTCCGACTACCTCGAGGCCGGTTCCTACGAGGACCTCGAAGTGACGCTGTACAACGTCTCTGGTGCAGAGTTCAACGAGACGATGCTCGAGGAAGACCAGGAACTGATCGCGATGCCGCACCTCGAGACCACCGATGACGAGACCTACGACTTCGTCGAGACGAACGGTGAGGACGACGGTCCGTTCATCTCCGACGGTGCCGCAGTGACCGACGACGCGCTCGTCACTCTCGAGGACGACGACACGACCGAAGAGAACGACACGACGACGACCACCGAAGAGAACACTACGACCACCACGACTGCCGAAGCGTAA
- a CDS encoding universal stress protein has product MQDRPTVLVPVRVLEGESIPEGVPELLSNAHVVLLGYHVVPDQTATDQARLQFEDRATHRLDEFESILVEAGATVETRLVFTHGAQKTIDRTITEHDCLAVLVPNATAPPEDVLVAVRGTVGVDRLARLVGGLFADTDVAVTLFHVVGDGETDEDVETLLDGVVSRLVDRGVEEDAITVRLEGKRRPMDAIVDAADEFDAVVMGESDPSLTTFVFGMRAEQVAEQFLGPVLVVQREPTRTDDGSDSD; this is encoded by the coding sequence ATGCAAGACAGACCGACCGTACTCGTCCCGGTTCGCGTCCTCGAGGGAGAGTCGATCCCGGAGGGCGTCCCCGAACTGCTCTCGAACGCCCACGTGGTCCTGCTGGGCTACCACGTCGTGCCCGACCAGACCGCGACCGACCAGGCTCGCCTCCAGTTCGAGGACCGGGCCACCCACCGACTCGACGAGTTCGAGTCGATACTCGTCGAGGCCGGCGCGACCGTCGAGACGCGGCTCGTGTTCACGCACGGTGCCCAGAAGACCATCGACCGGACGATCACCGAACACGACTGTCTGGCCGTCCTCGTTCCGAACGCCACCGCGCCACCCGAGGACGTCCTCGTCGCAGTGCGGGGAACCGTCGGCGTCGACCGGCTCGCTCGCCTGGTCGGGGGCCTGTTCGCGGACACCGACGTCGCGGTGACGCTGTTCCACGTCGTCGGGGACGGAGAGACCGACGAGGACGTCGAGACGCTGCTCGACGGGGTGGTGTCCCGACTCGTCGATCGGGGTGTCGAGGAGGACGCCATCACCGTCCGTCTCGAAGGGAAGCGGCGCCCGATGGACGCCATCGTTGACGCTGCCGACGAGTTCGACGCGGTCGTCATGGGCGAGTCGGACCCGTCGCTGACGACGTTCGTCTTCGGGATGCGCGCCGAGCAGGTCGCCGAGCAGTTCCTCGGGCCGGTGCTCGTCGTCCAGCGGGAGCCGACGAGGACGGACGACGGCTCGGACTCCGACTGA
- a CDS encoding APC family permease, protein MTTDVAPTPGSGENVEGESPEQEPDAVSDDVTVHEEDVELERTIGLVGGLAIGIGTMIGAGIFVFPGLAAGSAGPAAALSFALGGVVALLVALPASELATAMPRSGGGYFFVSRSMGSAFGAIVGLGLWLGLVFASAFYLVGLGHYAAAVFGEVGVELSLSPVVPLGLLFGVALTGLSVTGTENTAKLQNAVVALLLVVLTLFLSYGSLDTLGVFGRQTVPEAFFSQGYFPVLSTAALVFTSYLGFAQVATVAGDIKQPGRNLPLAMVGSVLVVTVFYVVTIFVATSAFGASQLEAFGETAMVEVAREFVGLPGAVAILFAGLLATFSSANASILSASRTVYALSRDALLPRRASEINLRYGTPHVALLAAGGPILLLVATGEVALLAEVASFLHLIMYGLICVAVLVLRRRGPDWYDPSYQMPGVPLLPGVGALASFGLVAFMQPASITVGVAVMVVSYLWYRYYAGTVELRGDF, encoded by the coding sequence GTGACGACCGACGTTGCGCCCACTCCCGGGAGCGGGGAGAACGTCGAGGGCGAGTCACCCGAGCAGGAGCCAGACGCCGTCTCCGACGACGTCACGGTCCACGAGGAGGACGTCGAGCTCGAGCGGACCATCGGACTCGTCGGCGGGCTGGCCATCGGCATCGGGACGATGATAGGCGCCGGTATCTTCGTCTTCCCGGGGCTGGCGGCGGGGAGCGCGGGGCCGGCCGCGGCGCTCTCGTTCGCGCTCGGCGGCGTCGTCGCGTTGCTGGTCGCGCTGCCGGCCTCCGAACTGGCGACCGCGATGCCACGGAGCGGTGGGGGCTACTTCTTCGTCTCGCGGAGCATGGGGTCGGCGTTCGGCGCGATCGTGGGCCTCGGGCTGTGGCTCGGACTGGTGTTCGCGTCCGCGTTCTACCTCGTGGGACTGGGCCACTACGCCGCCGCCGTCTTCGGCGAGGTCGGCGTCGAACTGTCGCTCAGCCCGGTGGTCCCGCTCGGGTTGCTGTTCGGCGTCGCCCTGACGGGCCTCAGCGTCACCGGCACGGAGAACACCGCCAAACTCCAGAACGCCGTCGTGGCACTGTTGCTGGTCGTGCTGACGCTGTTCCTCTCGTACGGGTCCCTCGACACGCTCGGCGTCTTCGGCCGCCAGACGGTCCCGGAGGCGTTCTTCTCGCAGGGGTACTTCCCCGTCCTCAGCACCGCGGCGCTCGTGTTCACCTCCTACCTCGGCTTCGCGCAGGTCGCCACGGTCGCCGGCGACATCAAGCAGCCGGGTCGCAACCTCCCGCTGGCGATGGTCGGGTCGGTGCTCGTCGTCACCGTCTTCTACGTGGTGACCATCTTCGTCGCGACGAGCGCGTTCGGCGCGTCCCAGCTGGAGGCGTTCGGCGAGACGGCGATGGTCGAGGTGGCCCGCGAGTTCGTCGGCCTCCCCGGCGCGGTGGCGATCCTGTTCGCCGGCCTGCTGGCGACGTTCTCCAGCGCGAACGCCTCGATCCTCAGCGCCTCCCGCACCGTCTACGCGCTGAGCCGCGACGCCCTCCTCCCCCGGCGAGCCAGCGAGATTAACCTCCGATACGGCACGCCCCACGTCGCGCTGCTCGCGGCAGGGGGTCCGATTCTCCTGCTCGTCGCCACCGGCGAGGTGGCGCTGCTCGCGGAGGTCGCCTCGTTCCTCCACCTGATCATGTACGGCCTCATCTGCGTCGCGGTGCTCGTCCTGCGGCGGCGCGGCCCCGACTGGTACGACCCGAGCTACCAGATGCCGGGGGTCCCCCTGTTGCCGGGCGTCGGGGCACTCGCCAGTTTCGGGCTGGTCGCGTTCATGCAACCGGCCTCCATCACCGTCGGCGTCGCGGTGATGGTCGTCTCCTACCTCTGGTACCGGTACTACGCCGGCACCGTCGAACTCAGAGGTGACTTCTGA
- a CDS encoding DUF7553 family protein, producing MDHLERARADLRRASEQASGPVQTQLDSLQNGIGAEDERETAADGPDSTVDRIAEVAEKLDALSEELENAETRAAVESAVDHLREYLKAHPHGE from the coding sequence ATGGACCACCTCGAACGCGCGAGAGCGGACCTCCGGCGCGCCAGCGAGCAGGCCTCGGGCCCCGTGCAGACGCAACTGGACTCTCTCCAGAACGGCATCGGCGCGGAGGACGAACGGGAGACGGCCGCGGACGGCCCCGACTCGACCGTCGACCGCATCGCGGAGGTAGCGGAGAAACTCGACGCCCTGAGCGAGGAGTTGGAGAACGCCGAGACGCGGGCGGCCGTCGAGAGCGCGGTCGACCACCTCCGCGAGTACCTGAAGGCCCACCCGCACGGAGAGTGA